The sequence below is a genomic window from Microcebus murinus isolate Inina chromosome 4, M.murinus_Inina_mat1.0, whole genome shotgun sequence.
aaaatattcaaaattgtcAAAGTCCTGAAGGTCAAAGAAAGACTGAGGGAGTGTTCTAGACTAACAGTAggtgacaactaaatgcaatctGTGACTCTGAATGGGACCCTTTTGCTACAGAGGGCAGTAGTGGGGACAGTGAGCCAAGAGTGAATGGTGCCTGAGGATCAGCTGGTAGTCATCTGTTTGCATGAGTTTTTTGATTCTCAGACTGTCCTGGATCATGTAGGGGGATCTTGTTGTTGAAGGAAATACACACACTCAGGCATTTGGGAGTGATGGAGCATGGCTGGACACTTTCTCTCAAACGATTCACTAGAAAATGTTGTTTGTAGTGTTCCAACTTTTCTGTACGTTTTATGACTGTTTCAAGCTTTTACAGTATTCATAATATGCAATAGAATAGAGTAATATGGTTTAACTCTATCTCCTACCAGAGAAGAACAGAGACCAGTACAGACTTTTGGATGATGCAGAGGAGCTGCCTACCAACCCAGACAGTAATATCGAGCATTTTTGTAGTTCTTTTCAACATACAAAACATTTCGCTTACATTGTCTTACCTAACTCCTGTGATAACCTTGGATGGCTATTAccttcatcctcattttacagatgggaaaatcaaGCTCAGAGACAATGAGTTACAATTCCAGCTGTGGAGTCGCTAGGCTTCAAAACCAGGCCTTTCTGACTCTGGGCCTGttctttattcacttttttatatattttctgaccAATTACTGTGTGCTGCTGCCACCGTGAAACACAAGGTAGGCATGGTCCCTTCTCTCATGGAGCTCACAGATGGCTTTAGGTCTGTGAAAAGTCTGAATTCAGGTTTGCTAGGCATAAAATCCCAGCTCCCAACCTCTATTTCTTAGCCAATTGAAAACTCCCATGCAACATTTCTGTCAAAGTGCATTTTAGCATTCCGTTATAGCAATCTCACTTTAGTGCAGCATCCTGCAGCTTGGCTGCACGCTCCACTGGCTTTAGGTACACACACAGAGCCAGGGAAGGGCAAAAGCCCAACTGGGACACCGGAGGACCATGCACGGGGAAAATGCAAATGCTTTCTGGAAAATCCAATTTACTCCACTTTTCACCCATTTGGAAAATGTCCTTCTGACCGCAAAACAAACTGTACTGCACTGAACTCCCCAAACAGAGTGCTCACCAATTACCAAGGACTTCATGGAAAAACCTAGTGAATACTAGCAGCTAACTGATTTTATAGACACTTCCTGCACCACACCCTACATGGGTTTTCCTCATTGTCATCTAACACCTCACAGGAAGTCTGCAGGAGATATTACTCAGTTGCCAGGGAATAGGTACAGACAAGTTGCCCAGTAGGTGGAagggccagaatttgaacccaggctctCTGGCTGGTGTTATTCATTCTCATTTATCTACTCAAATTGCCTCTCTCCTCCATTAAGAAAACATATGAGTTAACTCAGTTAAAATCCAGAAGGTTAATCTAGCAATTGTAGGTAAGTGAGTGGTCTCACTGGAAATTTTTTGTTTCCCCCTAGAGCTTTTAAGCTAAGTGTAAATTGACTATGTGCTTAGGAATTTACCAGCTCAGACAGACTGAAACAATTAGACAGGAGGCCAAGtaacagtgagagagagagacagaccccAGGCTTGCGGGCCGACATTCCTTTTAAAAGCTTCCCTCCACATCCTTTCTCAACTGGCTGAAACCCTAGAGGTTTGCCTGGCTAGCCTACTTCCTCTCAGAAGTGTCTGTGCCCCGAGGGAGGCTGGGATTTGTAGTCCTGCAATCAACCGCCTTTTCATAATCCCTTAGCGGGACTCCCAGGCTGAAGGTATGCAGTGTGAATTTCAGTAGCTTTCTACGTGATGAAATGCCCAATGTGCTTTTGCAGAACACACTTTCCTTCCTGGATAAGAGTAAAGCCTGTGTATACTCACCAGAACCTAGTCCCCACCCCAGTTCTTCACTGCGTCTCCTCTCCTGGTCCCCTGGACACAAGCATCATCTCAACTGCTGCCTCCTGCATGTTCTGGACACAAGCCCAGCAGAGCTGTTGGTGATGGAGGACCCTCTGAGAGGCAGACCCCTAGCGAGACATGGGACAAGAGCCAGGCTCAAGGACTGCTCCCCCTGAAGGGTACcttttcaatagttttttttaaaacatgttttttatttaaaaatattaagggtgtacaaacatttttggttacatggatcacttttgtaatgcttgagtcatggctatcagtgtgcccaccacccaaatagtgttcattgtactcaataggtaggttttcccctccccgcctcccccctcctccctgcttcatttccactgagttttacttccctctgtgcacatgtgtgctcatcggttacttccagtttaatagtgagtacatgtagttttgtttttccattcttgagatacttcacttaagagaatggtctccatccagttccatccaaattgttgcaaaaggcattaattcatcctttttatggctgagtagtactccatggtatacatataccacatcttattaattcagtcatgaattgatgggcacttgagttgatttcacatctttgcaactgtgaattgtgctgcaataaacatttgagtgcaggtgtctttttgataaaaagacttattttcctttgggtagatacccagaggtgggattgctggaccaaatggtgggtctacctttagttctttgaggaagctccatactgttctccacagaggttgtaataatttgcaATCACAGCTTTTTCAATAGTTATTAAGGCAACATGTTTATATGATGGTTGCTAATGAGCATATATTAGAGCAAATAGGATGAGAAACCAAGCCCACAGACCTCTTACAGAAAACACtgcactttattttgttttttatttcctcactAGCCATTGCCATGGCCTGGCAGCGTCTCGGCTTGGAGTGGACGCATAGGTGCTCCTTTACTCCCTGGCATTCTGGAATCTCCTGATCTCATCTGTCCTAAACTAGTACATCCCATCTGAGGACTCACACTTCATATATTATCCAGGGACTAAATAAACATCGTGCACATTTATTGTCCACTTGCATGCAGATATTATTGGTTAAGTAAagtaataatcattttaaatattatcaaatctcTAGTGATTGTTTTGgccattaaaaatgtttcaaaacaacAGATACTGAAAGCATGACTTCCTTCATGTAGGACTCAACAACATTTTTTGACGCTGAAAAAGAGGTGATGCCCTGCTATAGACTGAACGTTTGTGTCTGTCCCCTCCCAGAATcatatatgttgaaatctaactTCCAAGTGAGGGCATTTGGAggcggggcctttgggaggtcatCAGGTCACATGGGCAGAGCCCTCTTGAATGGGATCACTGCTTTTACGAAGGAGACCCCAGAGAACACCCTTGGCCCTTtcaccgtgtgaggacacagtggaAAAGTACTGCCTGTGAACCAGGAAGCTGCCCTCGCCAGACACCAACTCTGCTGGCatcttggtcttggacttccagcatccagaactgtgagaaataggtTTGTTTTTAGAAGCTACCCAGTCTACCCAGGAACAGTTTCCGTCAGAATTGCTCCTGGGCCTGCATTGCCTGCTTGGCTCTCGCTGCTTGCTAGACTGCGTGAGCTCGTGGCACAGGCCCAGGGTGGTCGAGGGGATGCGGACTAGCAGCCAGCAGGGCAAAGAGCCGGTTTGGCCTCTGCGGCTAGTCGGCTGGTGCCCCTGGGCCAGCGAGTAGACTTTCAATCTGGGCATTGCAGGGGACTAAATGCCAGTCCTCCCTTTGTACAGATGCTTCTGAGGAGAAAATGGTGTCCCAGCCCTGTCTGTGAGTGGACCAGCTTCTGAGACCAGAATAAATCACTGTGGAACACATTCTGGGGGCACATTTGGCTAAAGTTCTAAGACTCTAGAGGTCATGAACCAAGGCCAGTGTTTGAATATGACACGTACGGAAAACCTCTCGAAGAGGTGAGCGCCTGGCGCCTGAGCTCTCACAGCCTCAGGAGGTGTGCCTTCGTTCTCCCCGATGAGCACTCTGTAGATTTCAAAGCTGATGTGAAAATTGCGTGGCTGAGATAGAGATTTGCAGCTAGCTAGAAACCAGCTATACCTGGCCTTCCTCATTTCTCTTTCTATGCTTGGGCCATTAATACCACActtctattttctcctcttttagaAGTCACTAGAAAACCCATacatggatatatacacacacccttATTTTACTAAAGActgacttttttgttttgagtGTTAACAGCAAGGGACatactatataaagaaaataggacaaaaaacattaaaatttcagtttcaaTTTAGTTTTATGTCAccctttaaatttttctatttttgcttgtattataatataaataatggtGTAATAGTTTGTGTATATGATTTATAAGTCAACATGCATATATTGAGAATATGTgcttaacacatttttttaatggtagtgtaagatttaaaaaaattggagaCCAATGTTCTGGAACACAACTAATTTTTTTAGGTAGACAGGTTGTCTAAAAGGTCCTCAGTGTCACCCTGGGAAGGTTCTAGGGTTAGCAATGTTGTGAGTCTAATTCCTTGCAACAAACATCAAGGGCTTCCCAGGTCTCATTCCTTTGCATTGTAAAatagaggaaatgaaaacaagctACCTAACAGTGAAGCAATTTGAGGCAAGTTTCttcttgggaagaaaaaaagacctTAAAGTCTGCATGGGCCATAAAATCCTGGCCTGGGACCCCAGGCAGCAGGGCTCTCATTCTCTGCTGCAGTGTCAGAAGGTCGGCCACCTGGTCCCAAGTGCTTGTCGAGGCACCAGGGTTAAGTCTCGTGGCCAAGTCTGGATGGACCGTTTGTTTTGTTGTGATCCTTGGACACAGATTGTCTGTGACCTTGGCTGTCATTTTATAAAACCCTTTTAGGCTGGAGGaagatttaaatacatttaaaaaatcactgcaaGCATCATCAACAACAATGAAAAACCACACTGATTATGTACCTTCCGCTGTGCTGCTGTATGTACATTTGAAAACTTCTTGATGGTGCAAGAGGTAAATAGAAAACTTCCCCTGGGAAAACCCTTTGACTTAATGTGGGGTAAATAAGAAGCGTCCTCAGTTCTGAGAGAAGAAGGCACAATTTATTTAGTCGAATTATTTTACAACATAGTCTTCATTGACAGTTGTCAGCTTAACACTTCATATTGTTAAAAAAGTCAACGATTACctgcaaaattatatatatttcaatgtctaaaaaatatattgcatatatagaGCAGGAAAATCCCTCATCTCCACAAGGGAAAgtttggttcttttcttttcagagttATGATTATTGCAGTACTGTTATTTACAAACATTTCCAAAGCATTAAAGATGTAAATGGCTTGCCTTTCCTTGCGTATGCATGCCTGTTAAATAACTGTACCAGTGCTTCTCTTTCTTGTAAGTCAGTGACTTAAACGCCCTGTTTTTTTTTCAGCAATAGTCacattatgctttttaaaaaccagctATAAAAACGTACAAATAGCCCAAATGTACAGATTGACAAAAGATGtacaaattacatttaaaaaaataacaacgACTGATATGATAGTAATATTGCATTTGTGACCGAGGTCAACtcgtttatttattcttttaaattttttaattatttactttcaaTACTGTGAGATATAGGAAAATAACTCTGCATAATTTATACAGTAAGTTGCCTTCTGATTGGTTGACCCTGGTCTGATGGCCTGACAAACGCACAGCGTTTGCGAATCTGTCTGAGTTTAGAAATCCCTATGACTTTTCTAAGTTCTGGGACCCActgtcatcatttttaaaaaagttatttaattctCTGTCTTTTAGGAATGTCTGCATTTGCATTAAAATTTCTTAGTTTATATCTTGACTATTTCTAGACAGAATGGTCAGCCGAGTGCACACCGCCCACAAAGGGATTCTGCAATGCCCATGGCTTCTTAAATACTcacaaatgttctttcttttaaattccagTTGGGTGAAAACTTCATTGGCCTTACAACCAATGTTCCAGTTGCCATCCACTGAATTAGGTCCTCCTAAAATAAGATTATAAGCTTCTATTTTCAATAAATCTCAAACCAGAACATGACTGGTTAAGTCCATGAACTCTACAATGATGAGACCCGTGTGTTGATGAGAAACTGCTTaggtcataaaaatataaagaaaatgtatagctTCTTGCTCAGAACCATGACATAACCATTCCAGTAATCCTAATATTCAACTCATAAGATGATAGGTGACTGAGAATACACACTGGCATACTGGCCCATTTCTTGGTTCAGGTAGAGGAAGCAAAAAGTTACCCACattacaaaaattgtttttaaagaacaaatacaaaGGTTCTGTCCAACAAGGAAGAACATCCAGTTTTGTTTCCTCTTTAAGGCCACACATGTCCTTTAGAGTCCAAAGTATCCAGTAAGTGTGAGGGACAGGGCTTCAGCTGGAAGGCCACTGATGGTGAAGCTTCTAGTAGTAGCTGCCTAAGTGTGAAGGCACGTGGGTGTTTGGATGGCGAGGGACATTAGGGCTGGGGTAGATTCCACCAGTGGGGGAGGTCCAGTATTGGGATGCCGCTCCAAAGAAGCTGGAAGAAGTGACAGGCATGGAGGATGGGTGGGGAGGGACAAAGTTCACCTTCTGTTGGTGGGCGTGGTAGGAAGGCATGTAGGAGATATCAGAAGGATACTTGTACATGGATGGCTCAGTAGGATGTGGCTGCAGAGCCTGGGCGATGCCGTGGAAGTCAAATTTGTAGGCATACCTTTTGCCATGCACTTTGGTCATAATGTTTTTATCGTAGTAATACCGGAGGGCCCGGCTCAGCTTGTCATAATTCATGTTGGGCTTGCTTTTCCGCTCCCCCCAGCGCCTGGCCACCTCGTCGGGGTCCGTCATTTTGAACTCCCCGTTGGTCCCCTCCCAGGTGATACAGCTGGCGTTGGCGCTGTCCGAGAGCAGCTCGAGGAGGAACTGCCACAGCTGGATCTGCCCGCTGCCTGCGGGCGGGAGGCAAACAGGAGAAAACAGAGTGTCTCAGCCTGGAGAAGTCAGAACCCAGGTCCCTAACTGCGGGGCTCCTCATTCTTTGTAAGAAACCCTGTGTTTCCTTTTACGTTCCACGGACTTGACAGCCCCTTCTGATCACTGTTGGTTTGCTTTTCTGCTTGCTGCTGAGACGGGCGTAACAAGCAAGGTTAGGTTTTAAGACAATTTGCCCCAAGGTCTGGTGAACGGAATGTAGGTGATGAGGCGCTGGGTTTGCCCAGAATGAGCTGGGTGATCTTGGGTGAgccaccccacccctacccctaccccttgGGGCTGTCAGGGTCACTGGGAGATGGTGGGTCCTGAGCTTTCGGGCGGCTGGGCCTGGCTCTTTCCTTGGCAGAGCCCTAGAGCTTGGCCCTCAGCTCTGAGTTCTACAGAGAACTCGGGCAGAGAGGAAAGTAACAGGAGATGATGCTGGGTGGCTTCTTTTTCCTCTGGGCAGGAACGGCCAGGCGCTAAGAACGAGTGGGGAGACACTGGCAGCACTTCGTTCTCTGGAACGGGAGGATGCGTGGGCCCCGCTCTTGCAAAGGCCTAGCAGCTCGCAGCCACAGTGGTCTTCATTTAGAAGAACTCACTCGagagttatttttaatgataaatccTTAAAATACATTGTCAAATTACTTTATGTGGAATTCTCCTCTTTTATAAGGCCAGAAAACTCTGCCATACTTTCTAAAGAAGAATTAAGAATAAAagcttttagaatatttattcgCCTGTGCCTCACATGGGAAGATAACAGCTCACCGGAGTCGTTCTTTCCCTACTGGGACTTCTACCTGAGCCATTTATCACCAATCTGCGCCTCAGTGCAGGCACGCAGCACTAATGCTTGTATCCCAGGGCATCCTCACCAAGGGACATTGCACCTAAGGATCATCTCTGACTGCTCATTTGCAAGCTACAGAAGCAGATTTTGAACATTTCAAGGAGAAGTACACATTACTCCCCAGACAGGTGTCTGGACTTAGGACAGAGGTCTCGGTGGCCTAACAAAGCtacattttggaaagaaagaCTTGCTGGCCAGGTAAACTCACCTGGGTTGGCTAGGCGACTGCTGGTCGGGCCCAGGATCTGATATGGATctagggaaataaaaaaggaaatttgcttcagtgtaattaaaaatataataatagcatTAACAAGAAGAAAACCCAAAGGGTTTATACTTTTATTGCAATAGCATTGAAAAGACTGATTTCAGAAAACTTTACAGCTTTTAATTTACAGAACTCAAAAATCCTAACAGTTTTGGCTTTCATCTCAGTAATTacagaaaatacatgaaatagtCACATCATCACTTTTTCATATTTGGTGTCTAAAATTTGTAGATTATGCTATCATTAcccagaagaaaataagaaaacatttggaaaagaGCTGTCTAATATTCAATCATACAAGTAAGTGGAGGGATGGCTTAAGGAAGGTCTCATGGTTTCTGGTCTTAGCTCTACCTAATACTGACAAGAGTACAAATCTCTGACGTGGCATAAAAAACACATGCCTGGAAACCAAGCAGCTGCGGTTCTAGCCCCAGCTACGTTATAAACAAGTAACTTGTTGGACAATTTCTGggtatcagttttctcatctgcaaaatgagtgGGTTTGGCTATTGACTCCCTCAGTTGCCTTCTAGTATAACTCTGAGATTTTAAGCTTAGACATGTCAATGCTAACCAGAATTTGTATTTTAGCTATAAAACGACTATTCTTAAAATCTTGATTTACTTAAAACTTATGTGattatttagccattaaaaaacCTTGGCAATATTGGTTTAGGTGagatttgtcttctttttttttttctttagttgaaaTCATGGTAGAAAGCTGGATCTCAACTTAGCCATATGTCACATCTTTTGTATGATTTCACTATTTTTACaattataattgtaattttaaaaaaatcaatatgattttttgttttctatttagaACCATGAACTAACTTCAAGCGTCCTTAAAGCCATTTAGTCTGTCCTTTCCCATCCACACTTTTAGtatgataactaaaatatttttggcaaGTGATGCCTAATTTTGTTGTTGATGATCCTTTAAAACTCTCTACATCTGACTTGTATTTCACAGTCAGCAAGTTTTTCCGTAACCCTCCTGGTAAAGTATAGGTTGATTTTCTCTTGGAGGAAATCTCTGAGAAAGATGGAGAACAATGTTGTCCCATGCTGAAGCCAATGGCTTGTTCAGAGCCTAGTCTCAGCTGTGTCACATACGCAGACAGAGTGGACTGGGGCGTGGGCATTGCAACTGCCTTCAGACAGACAAAGGACGACTGCATGGAGCAGGCGGAGGACTTCTCCAGAGGGCAAAGGCGGAAGCGAGTGGAAGTTCCAGCTGAGGGACTTTGGCTCAGATAGTGGAATTGAGCCCAGGTAGGTAGTCAACTCCGTTTTGTCAGAAGTAAGATAGAGATAAGGGAGGCACAGGACCAAGATGTTATATAAGGTGTAGGTGCTACAGACTTAGAAGTATCTAAGTTCTGCTGCAATATTGAGTGCTCCAAGTCCACAGctttaaaaattcctctgccTTAATTGTTAAGTTGACCCAACACAGGATGGGCATATTTTTGAAAGCAAGGTTTGGCGAAGCATAAAAGGCTTGGACAGGAATTTGGGAGTCTGGGGTCACAGCTCTAATTCTCTCATAGAGCAGCTGTGTGGCTTTTAGCAAATCTCTTGatctctctaggcctcagtttctttattttacaaaataaaacattggaaTATTTAATCTTTACGTTTCTTTCACCTCTGATATTTGACAAGTCTCTACCTGACTACAGTACTTGTTATTTCATTCACAGATCTATTACAGAGTCAAATATAGACTCTCTTtgagagaaaaaagacacaaCATATGAGACGTGTTATTCAAATCCTCTCCCAGTTGCCCAAGTGGAGTCAGCAGCTGCACGAGACGCAAAGGCGAAAGTGCGTGTCCCAGACAGGTACCTGGCTGGGGCCGTTGTTCTGTGTTCTTACTTATCGTCTGCGCTCCTCCCAGAGGGGGACCTGTGAGGAGAGGAAAAACACAGTAGGGGGAGCCACTCTCCACCAGGGGAGAGAAACACCTTCACTAAtgctttctcattcattcattcacccactaGCCActgactcatttattcattttattttgtaactattTATCCAGAGCCCACGGTGCTGGTTCTGTTCTTCATGCTGGAGATTCAGCAATGAACAAGGAGTTCCTGGTAGAACTTACATTTTAATGGGGAAGACAATGATAAGCcaatttttagaaagtaaatcAATAGTGCAGCTTATGTGATGGTATTGGGGCTAtgggtttcatttttaaataggaaatttaGAGGGGTAACTTAatgagaagatgacatttgagcaaaggtCATCTGCTTCCTGTGTTTCCATGTTTTGTGAGCTCCCCTCCATGTTACTGAGTATCTCTCacacctctcttccttccctgtcaTTGTTTCTGCGCAGTAGGTGTGCGTGGCTTCTCGTGGTCTGACAGGTATTGTCACcactcttctctcttccccctgACCTATCATACACTCCTCCACTCAAAACCTTAGTGACTCCTTGTCTCCTAAAGAATTAAGGTCTGTCTTCATAGCATCACTCCAGCTCCTTTCTTACCTTTCCAGACTTTTTTCCATCACACATCCTAGACTCCAGGAACCTGGGGTCCTCACTGACTGCTAGACAGGGCGAGCTTGATGTCCTTGCCTGACCCCACTCTATTGCAAGTGTCTGTCCTCCCATCTCCCTGGGCCCAAATCCTGCCTTTCCTTCCAGAGCTAGCCCAAATGCTGCCAGGTCCACAAAGCCTTCCTTGGCACCACCCAGATGAGAAGAGTTACTCGTGTGCATGGTTTCCCTCCCTTGCTTTTGAAGTTGTTCCATGTCTGATCTGTCTGTGTTCATTCCATAGTGCACAGTGGTGTGCACAGAGTAAACAAACAATTAATACTAAGATTGAAAGCAATCCTGGTTATTACTTGGGCATTAATTTGTAATCCCGATCTCTTT
It includes:
- the FLI1 gene encoding Friend leukemia integration 1 transcription factor isoform X2; the encoded protein is MTASGSPDYGQPHKINPLPPQQEWINQPVRVNVKREYDHMNGSRESPVDCSVSKCGKLIGGGESNPMNYNSYMDEKNGPPPPNMTTNERRVIVPADPTLWTQEHVRQWLEWAIKEYGLMEIDTSFFQNMDGKELCKMNKEDFLRATTLYNTEVLLSHLSYLRESSLLAYNTTSHTDQSSRLSVKEDPSYDSVRRGAWSNNMNSGLNKSPPLGGAQTISKNTEQRPQPDPYQILGPTSSRLANPGSGQIQLWQFLLELLSDSANASCITWEGTNGEFKMTDPDEVARRWGERKSKPNMNYDKLSRALRYYYDKNIMTKVHGKRYAYKFDFHGIAQALQPHPTEPSMYKYPSDISYMPSYHAHQQKVNFVPPHPSSMPVTSSSFFGAASQYWTSPTGGIYPSPNVPRHPNTHVPSHLGSYY